cactatttgggcctttcacttagcccaaacttgggcccaattggcctataattcataatttcaactcaattacacctaaaaccttcttcgatctagacaattattacaaagcttaatcaattattgtccaacatgtcattggttcatcggtgcctcatccgattcttcggcgcattgtcctcttttgcggcctattgcccaatcgactaattgacctctacaacttcGATTTTCTAAGCGTAATTTCTACTTTTCTTGGTCCAatgcccgaacctatggcccgaagccttctgccgatacgtcgactgatcctccggcttgacgtccaatcttttaacatgttccactctagcctaacatgattcttactgctttaattgtctctccctgatcgaagtttcctacgtcactcaaaacgtagatcaaatcataaacagtatcaattggtttcatcattaaaattcgagattcaacaataacaacactattccacaaggatggtatcaaCCCTCCATAAATGAtcatgagtgaacactagatatgttaatatttcacccaaaggtaaaatatagatgatatcaatagttcatcatattttggaaactcaaagcattaatgttatattattacagTGCTACTTCTTTTATTGTATATTTGTAAATATCTCTATACCTAttgaaataaatggcttgagcatatgAAAGTTGTATTAAGTGAGTGAGAtcttgatcagattaattgaacagaaCATAAACTTAATTACTAAAAGTTCTAtggaataaataattgaggtgactggttaggaaagatatgaaagactcaattttatgatacttagactttaGTATAGTTTACAATTAGTGCATGAGAATAtataaggatcaatttaaattttctgataagtcattatttgacaccttaaaatgatagtatttaaaaaattcaagattatatcctcaatataaatgataaatttgtaagctcaagactcataatattttaaatactACTCAGggagtaggtaacactaaaataagaaTAAAGCGAAAGTCacttgagtttataattactatataaactcataaaagaatatcttcacaataaagtaTTACTTCTATACCAAAGAAAGTTACgtgaagaagataaaaaaaaatgatttgatttaaaatgaaaaggtataaatataacctttatatggttcaaatcaaatgttatagaaattatttttctaatacttgatggattaatttgatgcttcaacatatgttaccaataatagatattcattaaaataaaaaaaatgaatagggataaaaccaaaagagaatgagatattcatcattatagggaatcatcttaaagtaaaagcgatattagtttgtatttatcacctatatctaaagatgattcaattgaTAGACCTTGAGGATCCATGCCGTGTTCTTATAATTATGggaatttgagttctttacctagaattattagaatattattttcctttttggtgattgtaaacttactatgatttaataaaaattaactttgaattttgtataatagtctatacagaattaatatgaatcttaagtttacaatgatcctataattaaatattaaaatgaaatatagttttataaacttctTGAAATTATGTGGGTCACTCCATACTTTCATCTTAttaaagagagatattttatcaccatataaataatctactgagatatgattatatatatctaatttatgtaaAGTCTATTCACACTCTTGAAATTTATATAAATGAAGTCAATAGACAATTATatagaaaagtcaagatcatcatatctgaTGAGGGTaatgaattttatgatatttatgatgaacccaattataattctaattcttttgctagattcttgaaaaaataaggtatatgtgtttaatatgatttaccagatgttTTATAACAAAATATGATTACTAAAGATATAATCGTAcctttatagatatggttaggagcatgataagttattcttttgtacccaaatcaatgtgagaaaAAGCTCCAAGGATAactatatatttcttgaatggtgttcctagtaaataaattacatgacttcttttaagttatgaaatgataggaaacctaacttaagatatttGCATATTTGAGACTGTCCTatagagataaggatcttcaactcacatgaaagaaaattagatttaataactatttctaaatattttattatctattcagaaaagtttaaaggggtacatatcttattgctctaatcatagtacgaggacaattaaatttggtaatgtaagattcctataaaataacaaattagtgagagtgaaaatctcaaaatttaattttgatatagagaAGATAAAAGTTAATACTcttttattattcgagagattgttgttacttcaatcattaaataatttgataaaagtgaacaacaaaataacattagtAAACTCACATTATGGTCTTGTAGAATAACCATAATTGACAACCTTTGTAATATCTCAAAGGAAAATGAATCGTAccatttatggttattatgtagcatatctacaagaattatattatgatataggaatcaaaatGGATCCCTTATTGCTTTCAGATGTCATGAAAAGTAATATTatgtaataaaagaagagttaaactcAATAATCAGAATGGtttttgataaatttatcaaattgttcaataattataaaagagtttattatttaaatatgaCTCAAAGGATAATGTCGAGCAATATAATAGTCAGACTTGTgattaaaagttttactcataaagaatgtatcaACCATAACGAGCCATTTagtttttaatgaactcgttaagaatcatcatgacattggTGACTCAgtatgagtttgagttatatcataatgatatgaattttttttttaagatatagATTTATATGGGTaactctaaatgatttacaaaaaaaatgaaagaaatataaattttggtatgcaaattcaagaatctatttatgacattaaaaaagcttcaagataatgatatataaaggttcttgatatcattatttttttcagatttaaggaaaatactattgattaatatttatatcagtgggagcaagtttattatattggtcttatatatggataatattttatcttaccaataatgatcttgatttattatattaaatcaagaaatttgttactaagagttttaagatggttgatatgactgaaacatcttatattattaacatttagtaattcaaggatagacctcaatgattgTGAAGACTGtatatcaaccgagtcttgaaaagatttaatatatagttttgttcagtaaatcataaaagtaaaattttagtcaatagtaaatcctttaaaatgacttgaaaagaatcagataaaaagaatatattctttatatatacgcagttggaagtctatgctcaagctTGTATCGTTACAAATATCAGTTTTACAATTAAAATACTAGGTATATATTAGAGTTACCtagaagtaaaaacactaaaggactacaaagaaagtaataagatatccggaagggacaaaagattatattttcacatgtataaaattatatcagcttgaaatgaTGGTATTTTCCAAATGTTAATTATATAAATTGTCTCGATAATATGAAGTCAACCTTACGGctaatatctatatcaattagaggggtaatttattattattaataatagaagttgattttgtggtatgctttgaggccactaatcaaacttttttattatgaaattttatctcaTGACTTGTCAAGTCTATGAAGATATTTTGTAAAATTacagtagttttcttttttaagaatgacaagtactattgaatctctatgcattatggtataaagtacttgatagttAGAGAAGAGGAGTTCAGAAACATCCAATgttaattaattacttgagttccattgtattgattgttgattcattcacttaggacttacagcCTAAAGTATTTTggaagaacatgttcttatgattgggtttgtgagcaacccacaaagaatatggtgatgcatgtttgagtggatactaAAATTGATATTCTTGTTtatgtacttaaagttatttgtttttgctatccagttcataattatatatttacatattatggttgaatgtgatgacaaGATTATCTTAACAAAATAAATTGTAAAGGTTAatttggactatattaggaaaggctaacagtgttgtggtacatagaaggaagtgtgacactaatgacatacaaccgctatgactcgtatTGTTACTCAgatttaatgtagtattattgtatgtattggacttattggcctaaTTTTAAAATGTGCAcgcatatatataattttttctaaaattttaaaatttaattgggtcaaattatctttaaataaattttatttatttatttttaattttaagtctTTTTGTATCTTACCACTTAAtgagccaagtgggagaatgttagattatataaccctatttaattaggtaaaatatattatagatatgattggactttgattatttttattggccaatagaaaagaagttcatgttatagtaggattccttagaggatgcccttgatgggaggaactcttctaataacttatcttagaccctttactctcgcctataaatagatattCTAGGGGCTAAATAGACGTATCTCAACACagttgagagattaaggttttctctcaatctccctctccctAATTCATCAATCTAAGTAGTATTATAAAAAGATAGGAAGATAAGAGAAGGAATGTCGAGTTCTTCTCGTAGATTGATATCTCAGATCTGACTATGGTGCATCTATAGATCAGATAAAGTTTATTTTTCTAAATAACAATAAAAGGTAcgtatcgtaatattgttagatctaattttatttgattttaatcctaaCATAAAAGTTTTTTCATGTTACAAACAAcatgattacatattttatgctaacacattcaagataaaaattttgatttaagatCTTAAAAATTCCTCTTTCAAAATCTATCAATTaagaatattaaaaagaaaaattatcctTCAAATCAAGTTAACAATATTATCTTCTTTTGTGAAATATAATGCAATTATAATTTTtcatatttctattttttttcctttgtacttcagcctaaaaaatatattacattAAGATGAAACATTAAATTAAGTTATTTCCTCGTATTAATTCTATCGTACAAGCGCTAGATATAAGAAGGCGTGAGGCTTTCGTCCTAATTTCTCTTCTTGACCCAAAGCTATTATTTTTTTTCACTGTTAGCTTATCattattatcattttataatctttattatcagaaaaaaaatctattattACTCGTCCTCCATGTCTAATTGAAGACATACATAGAAATAAATCTATTCATTGATTTGATCCATATATGTATTTTAAATAAAAACAGACACTATATTCCTAATCCACCTTGCAGGTTTACCTGACACAGAATTTAGGATGAAGTCCACATTGACATGCAAATCAATGGCATCTTGGCACATTCCAAGTCCACAATTTCCTGCTTATTGTATGTATAATGTGAATGCAGTCTAATCACAAAACAATTATGAAAATGGTTGTTTTGAAGGTTGTTCTGTTATGtaatctaaattaaaaaaaatcaactcatctttgcatatatgcatgtaaataaataatatttcatgCCAATTATCTCTTCCTCAAATGATTGTTGAAATAGAAAtcagcacatcatgattccttccACGGACACAAAGGATGTGGCTAACTGCACAAAgggaggaaaaaaaaataaaaaataaaaagaaggagAAAGAATAACTATCCAaagtaagaaaagaaaaagacaagaaaaacaagagaaaaattaAAAACAGATTCTTATCTTCGCTGCCACCCTTTACAGGCGATtcccaatttttttaaaaaaaataataatcaaagaaaAGGATTTCTATCTCATCTAAACTTAAAAAATGTTCCTATGTGTTTTGAGCTATATGTTCCTTTCGTTCAACATTCtctgtatttaattttttttaaatatataaataaatattttaatacattTAAATTTGATTCATCATGAAAATAGTTTTAATGAAATTTATAAATGGTATCAATTAGtatttcaaaatatatatacTCTATCAGCCTTCTGACGGTCAACTGTGGAAGATTATCTACAAGATTATtactatatgcatatatatttacacaattttgagttttacaggaatacatatatatatatatatatatatatatatatattcagatgAATAAAATGAattattagaaaaaataaaaaaaggagaaaataagaGATTCCAAATTGACATCTGAAAGCGATTCCAGCTTCACCGGGTGACCGAACGCTATTCCTGTCACGCCTCCCTTTCTCGTCTATCCGCCTACGCAAGGCACACTATTGTAGCTCGTGATGATGAAGGCCACACTGACAGGCAAGTACGAGACCGGCAAGGACGATGGCAAAGCCACCACCACCCTCTCCATCAACGCCAAGTTTGGCGACGCCAGTCTCCGGGCCACCGTCTCCGACGCTCTCGTGCTCGGCACCGCCGCCCGCTCCCCCCCGACCCTCTCCTTCTCCCTCCAGAAGCCCAACTCCTTCTCCATCGATTACTCCCCCACAAAGGTCATCAATCTTCCCCTCATCACGCCATGCATGAAGAGTTCTACGTGGGCTTAGGACTCGTTTCGCGTCGTGCAGGCTGGCACGGATCAGAAGGATGATCTTCCACaggcgaagttcaagttcatgaacTCCAtcaagttgatggagaagacggtgagGATGACGTACAGCCACGCTCTGCAGGAGAGGCGGACGGAGGTGGACGGGTCGGTGGAGTTCAACGAGGACAACAAGATGGCAGTGCACCACGTCGTGGGGACGGAGGAGTGCAAGTTGAAGTACACGTACCAGCACGGTGAGCGGCAGAAGACGATGGTGGAGCCGACCTACTACGTGGCGGCCAATACGTGGGACTTGGTGGTGTCGCGGAAACTCGACCGGGGCGACGCCCTGAAGGCGAGCTACCAGGCGGCGGCGAAGAAGCTCGAGCTGGAATGGAGTAGGGACTCCAACGTCAATGGCACCTTCAAGGTACGTTGGTGTGCTTGTAgccccccttcttcttcttctggtgggttAATTTCAAATCAGTCATATTCTACGACTTTTTGTTAATACAAACTATTAGTATTTCTTACATATTTTGTGGAAATTGTAATAAAACCAGGTCGATTGCAGATTAAAGCCAGATAAACACCTAAAATCCAAGTCCCAAATGATTCCACCTAATACTCATTAACCCACCAAAAAAACCTAAAAATAATTGTTGCATGCTTAACTTACATTGACATCTACTACTGATTATGTTATACACGATATTGTTAGAATTTCTCGAGTCATAGTTGAATTGATCAGAGTTGACAGGTGGTGGACACCAGTTTAATTTAAAAGTTTAAGCTATTAAATTATGAACCATATTTATCATGTTTTACTTAGCTTTTTCAAATGTAAAACTATTCCTTAATGTATCTTAAATTTCATATTACGGTTGAGTACTATTTCAAAATCTTTCCGGTTAATAATTGATCCTTATTTTCAAGTGACACATGAATATTGTTTCTAATATTCATAgatcatttttttctttaatctcgAGAGTTAAAACTCATCCACAATTATCCATTATGGATTTTCAACACTCATGGAATATTATTTCCAAAATATTCTTCTTTCATGTGTAGCTTAATTATTAACCTTATTTTCCTTACTCTTTAGAGTTCAAattgttcacttttcttattcTTGAGAGTTCGAACTTATTAAGTTTTACTCAGCAATTCACTCGTTTACATATATTTTGTTATGGGACAACTTATCTTCATTTGCTCAAACCATAGCTTCACATGAATTAATTTGCCCATCAGAGACTTAGTTTAAGCCACTTAACTCTTTTGGCCCAATCTTTTTCTTCGATTTTTGTCTATTAGCTCTGGTAaaattttttttcctaaaaaatGGAGTTTTAGTGGCATTGGTTAGGATTTAAATAGATAACAGATACTATAGAATCTTAAGAGTTTAAGTTGCGGGCAAGGCTATTCAATATATTCTGGCTCCTTGaatctttaataaaatattactATTAGGAGAAATCATCATTGACTTATGAGTCAACTCAATGTAGTCCAAACCTGAAAGTACAAGAGTATCCAAGATGAAAGTATCAAGCTTCCGAAGTAGCACTTACACTAAAACCAATGTTATGAAAAGTTTTTCGATCCAATACTTTCGATACTCAAGTTAGTCATCGAGGATTTAATaggtatagattttttttttcgaaaagAGAACCTCGTGACGTAGTGCCGAGATTACCTTTTATAACTAGCCTTGGCGGGAATAACTTGTAATTGCTTTAATGTCTCCCTATTGATGTTTTGTTCATGTGAACAGTAGGGGGGAGATAGCTCTGAATGGCCTGTCTTGAACTTTTGTCCACAAGGGCAAATGAGCAAGGGTGATGTGGATCTTTTTTCTTCTAGATAATTTTCACATGGCAATTATATGTTAGATGATAATTAACAGTTAATGTATTTTCTATTATTTGTCCTCCACGCCCCCCGGCGTGCTTTGAGACTCTTAGTATGGAGGCCTGGAGTGCAGCATTTAATTCATCCTATAAGCATATTACCAACCTGCCCCTTCGTGACACCAAAAGGACACATGTTGGTCTACCCCTTAGTATGGAGTATGGAGTGCAGCATATTTTGCCTACGCCCTCTATCGTGATGGATTTCGCTTGGCATAAGTCAGGTTTATCTAACTCACATACCTCGGGCACATTTCATCCTACGCCTTCGCTATGACATATTTCT
The window above is part of the Musa acuminata AAA Group cultivar baxijiao chromosome BXJ1-1, Cavendish_Baxijiao_AAA, whole genome shotgun sequence genome. Proteins encoded here:
- the LOC135587556 gene encoding outer envelope pore protein 24B, chloroplastic-like, translating into MKATLTGKYETGKDDGKATTTLSINAKFGDASLRATVSDALVLGTAARSPPTLSFSLQKPNSFSIDYSPTKAGTDQKDDLPQAKFKFMNSIKLMEKTVRMTYSHALQERRTEVDGSVEFNEDNKMAVHHVVGTEECKLKYTYQHGERQKTMVEPTYYVAANTWDLVVSRKLDRGDALKASYQAAAKKLELEWSRDSNVNGTFKISAALNMADHIYPRFVAESTWSYQI